The following coding sequences lie in one Cronobacter universalis NCTC 9529 genomic window:
- a CDS encoding YebO family protein: MNDIINSGALNFASLAISLFGAIVALVAWFFINRASVRANQQVELLEALLEQEKRQTALLRRLCDANEPEAQTPAATPAATQDEDDGFVRLVAER; encoded by the coding sequence ATGAACGACATTATCAATTCTGGTGCTTTAAATTTCGCCTCCCTGGCGATTTCTCTCTTTGGCGCCATCGTGGCGCTGGTGGCCTGGTTCTTTATCAACCGTGCAAGCGTGCGCGCAAATCAGCAGGTAGAACTGCTGGAAGCGCTGCTTGAGCAGGAAAAGCGTCAGACGGCGCTGCTGCGTCGTCTGTGCGACGCGAACGAGCCGGAGGCGCAGACGCCTGCCGCCACGCCCGCCGCGACGCAGGATGAGGACGACGGTTTCGTCCGCCTGGTGGCTGAACGCTAA
- the yebS gene encoding membrane integrity lipid transport subunit YebS: MALKTQQISPGKKLNIHAIGEPLPLAHYQRCPQCDILFMLPVVKSNQTAYCPRCDAKIRDGRDWSLTRLAAMAITMLLLMPFAYSEPLLRLYLLGTRIDANLFQGIWQMTRQGDTITAAMVLFCSVGAPATLVAAIAYLWFGNILGMNLRPVLLMLERLREWVMLDIYLVGIGVASIKVREYAWLEPGIGLLAFVALVVLSVLTLIHLNVEELWERFYPQRPATRYHEDLRVCLGCHYTGVPDNRGRCSRCHIPLRRRRRQSLQKCWAALIASMVFLLPANLLPISIIYINGSRQEDTIMSGIISLAQSNILVAGVVFVASILVPFTKVLVLLTLLVSIHFKCQQGLRARILMLRLVAWIGRWSMLDLFVISLTMSLVNRDQLLSFVMGPAAFYFGASVILTILAVEWLDSRLLWDAHESGNARFTD; encoded by the coding sequence ATGGCACTCAAAACTCAACAGATTTCTCCTGGCAAAAAACTGAACATTCACGCCATCGGCGAGCCGTTGCCGCTGGCACATTATCAGCGTTGTCCGCAATGCGATATCCTTTTTATGCTGCCAGTGGTGAAGTCGAACCAGACGGCATACTGCCCGCGCTGCGACGCGAAGATTCGCGACGGACGCGACTGGTCTTTAACCCGGCTGGCGGCGATGGCCATTACCATGCTGCTGTTGATGCCATTCGCGTACAGCGAACCGCTGCTGCGTCTCTACCTGCTCGGCACGCGCATCGACGCCAACCTTTTCCAGGGCATCTGGCAGATGACTCGCCAGGGCGATACCATCACCGCCGCGATGGTGCTGTTCTGCTCGGTGGGCGCGCCCGCGACGCTGGTGGCCGCTATCGCCTATCTCTGGTTCGGCAATATTCTCGGCATGAATCTGCGCCCGGTCCTGCTGATGCTGGAGCGGCTGCGCGAATGGGTGATGCTGGATATCTATCTGGTGGGCATCGGCGTCGCGTCCATTAAAGTGCGCGAATACGCCTGGCTTGAGCCGGGCATCGGGCTGCTGGCGTTTGTGGCGCTGGTGGTGTTGAGCGTGCTGACGCTGATTCATCTTAATGTTGAAGAGCTCTGGGAGCGGTTTTATCCCCAGCGCCCCGCCACGCGCTATCACGAGGATCTCCGCGTCTGTCTCGGCTGCCACTACACCGGCGTGCCGGATAACCGCGGGCGCTGCTCACGCTGCCATATTCCGCTGCGCCGCCGTCGCCGGCAGAGTTTGCAAAAATGCTGGGCGGCGCTGATTGCCTCGATGGTGTTTCTGCTGCCCGCCAACCTGCTGCCGATCTCCATTATTTATATTAACGGTTCGCGCCAGGAAGATACGATCATGTCGGGTATCATCTCGCTGGCGCAGAGCAATATTCTGGTGGCGGGCGTCGTGTTCGTCGCCAGTATTCTGGTGCCGTTCACTAAAGTGCTGGTGCTGCTGACGCTTTTAGTGAGCATCCATTTTAAATGTCAGCAGGGGCTGCGCGCGCGTATTCTGATGTTACGCCTGGTCGCCTGGATTGGCCGCTGGTCGATGCTCGATCTGTTTGTGATTTCTCTTACGATGTCGCTGGTCAACCGTGACCAGCTGTTGTCGTTTGTCATGGGGCCGGCGGCGTTTTATTTCGGCGCGTCGGTGATTTTGACTATTCTTGCTGTTGAATGGCTGGACAGCCGCTTACTTTGGGACGCACATGAGTCAGGAAACGCCCGCTTCACAGACTGA
- the prc gene encoding carboxy terminal-processing peptidase — MNTFFKLTAVAGLLLMAGQALAVDDITRPDQIPVLKEEPQHATVSERVTSRFTRSHYRQFDLNEAFSAKIFDRYLNLLDYSHNVLLAGDVEQFAKKKGQIGDELRSGKLDVFYDLYNLAQQRRFERYQYALKVLERPMDFTGNDTFDIDRSKAPWPASEAELNKLWDGKVKYDELSLKLTGKTDAEIRETLTKRYKFAIRRLAQTNSEDVFSLAMTAFAHEIDPHTNYLSPRSTEQFNTEMSLSLEGIGAVLQMDDDYTVINSMVAGGPAAKSKAISVGDRIVGVGQVGQQMQDVIGWRLDDVVALIKGPKGSKVRLEVLPAGKGTKTRIVTLTRERIRLEDRAVKMSVKNVGKEKIGVLDIPGFYVGLTDDVKVQLQKLEKQNVAGVIIDLRSNGGGALTEAVSLSGLFIPSGPVVQVRDNNGKVREDRDTDGVVYYKGPLVVMVDRFSASASEIFAAAMQDYGRALIVGEPTFGKGTVQQYRSLNRIYDQMLRPEWPALGSVQYTIQKFYRVNGGSTQRKGVTPDIIMPTGNEETETGEKFEDNALPWDSINAATYGKSGDLKPLGPELLKDHNDRIAKDPEFQYIIKDIARYNAMKDKRNIVSLNLAQREKENHEDDATRLARINDRLKRAGKPPLAKLEDLPKDYQEPDPYLDETVHIALDLAKMTKEKTAQPADPQK; from the coding sequence ATGAACACTTTTTTTAAGCTTACCGCCGTCGCCGGCCTGCTGCTGATGGCGGGTCAGGCGTTGGCCGTGGATGACATTACCCGTCCTGACCAGATCCCGGTTCTGAAAGAAGAGCCGCAGCATGCCACCGTTAGCGAGCGCGTGACCTCCAGGTTCACCCGCTCTCACTATCGCCAGTTCGATCTGAACGAAGCCTTCTCCGCCAAAATCTTCGACCGTTACCTCAACCTCCTCGACTACAGCCATAACGTGCTGCTGGCGGGGGACGTTGAGCAGTTCGCGAAGAAAAAAGGGCAGATTGGCGATGAACTGCGCAGCGGCAAGCTCGATGTGTTTTACGATCTCTACAATCTGGCGCAGCAGCGCCGTTTTGAGCGGTATCAGTACGCGCTGAAAGTGCTGGAAAGACCGATGGATTTCACCGGTAACGATACGTTTGATATCGATCGCAGCAAGGCGCCCTGGCCTGCCAGCGAGGCGGAGTTGAATAAACTCTGGGACGGCAAAGTCAAATATGACGAGCTGAGCCTGAAGCTGACCGGTAAAACCGATGCGGAAATCCGCGAAACGCTGACCAAGCGTTACAAATTCGCGATCCGCCGCCTGGCGCAGACCAACAGCGAAGATGTGTTCTCGCTGGCGATGACCGCCTTCGCGCATGAGATTGATCCGCATACCAACTATCTCTCGCCGCGCAGCACCGAGCAGTTCAACACCGAAATGAGCCTCTCGCTTGAGGGCATCGGCGCCGTTCTGCAAATGGATGATGACTATACCGTCATCAACTCCATGGTCGCGGGCGGCCCGGCGGCGAAGAGCAAGGCGATTAGCGTTGGCGATCGCATTGTCGGCGTAGGCCAGGTCGGCCAGCAGATGCAGGATGTGATCGGCTGGCGCCTTGACGACGTCGTCGCGCTCATTAAAGGGCCGAAGGGCAGTAAAGTACGCCTTGAAGTTCTGCCTGCCGGTAAAGGCACCAAAACCCGCATCGTGACGCTGACGCGTGAGCGCATTCGTCTTGAAGATCGCGCCGTGAAGATGTCGGTGAAAAATGTCGGTAAAGAAAAAATCGGCGTGCTGGATATCCCAGGCTTCTACGTCGGCCTGACCGATGACGTGAAAGTGCAGCTTCAGAAACTTGAGAAGCAGAACGTCGCGGGCGTGATCATCGACCTGCGCTCTAACGGCGGTGGCGCGCTGACGGAAGCGGTATCGCTCTCCGGTCTGTTTATTCCATCTGGCCCGGTGGTACAGGTGCGTGATAACAACGGCAAAGTGCGTGAAGACCGCGACACCGACGGCGTGGTGTATTACAAAGGCCCGCTGGTGGTGATGGTCGACCGTTTCAGCGCCTCGGCGTCTGAGATTTTCGCCGCCGCCATGCAGGATTACGGCCGTGCGCTGATTGTCGGCGAGCCGACGTTCGGCAAGGGCACTGTGCAGCAGTACCGTTCGCTGAACCGCATCTACGATCAGATGCTGCGCCCGGAATGGCCGGCGCTGGGTTCCGTGCAGTACACCATCCAGAAATTCTACCGCGTTAACGGCGGCAGTACCCAGCGTAAAGGGGTCACGCCGGATATCATCATGCCAACCGGCAATGAAGAGACGGAAACCGGTGAGAAATTCGAGGATAACGCGCTGCCGTGGGACAGCATCAACGCCGCCACCTATGGAAAATCTGGCGACCTGAAGCCGCTCGGCCCTGAGCTTTTGAAAGACCACAACGACCGTATCGCGAAAGATCCGGAGTTCCAGTACATCATCAAGGATATTGCTCGTTATAACGCGATGAAAGATAAGCGTAACATTGTGTCGCTTAATCTTGCCCAGCGTGAAAAAGAGAACCATGAAGATGACGCAACCCGACTGGCGCGTATCAACGATCGTCTGAAGCGTGCCGGCAAACCGCCGCTGGCGAAGCTTGAGGATCTGCCGAAGGATTATCAGGAGCCCGATCCGTATCTCGATGAAACGGTGCATATCGCCCTTGACCTGGCGAAGATGACCAAAGAGAAAACGGCGCAGCCCGCTGATCCGCAGAAGTAA
- a CDS encoding YobH family protein has protein sequence MRYLIRIAALVVVAWVALLFSGYGILIGSHENAAGLGLQCRYLTARQVVSAQFIHSDSGLIGLTACPVLRKSETVVDNG, from the coding sequence ATGCGCTATTTGATTCGTATCGCCGCGCTCGTCGTCGTGGCCTGGGTTGCGCTGCTTTTCAGTGGTTATGGAATTTTGATCGGCAGTCATGAGAATGCGGCAGGCTTAGGGTTGCAGTGCCGCTATCTGACGGCAAGACAGGTGGTGAGCGCGCAGTTTATTCATTCCGACAGCGGGCTTATCGGTCTTACCGCCTGTCCGGTGCTGCGAAAAAGCGAAACCGTCGTGGATAACGGTTAA
- a CDS encoding GAF domain-containing protein — MNKTQFYAELNRDFHSLMAGETSFLATLANTSALLFERLEGVNWAGFYLLEDKTLVLGPFQGKIACVRIPYGRGVCGTAVATGEVQRVDDVHAFDGHIACDASSNAEIVLPLRAGGQIIGVLDIDSTVFNRFDADDEQGLRTLVEQLEAVIAATDFKKFFAPVA; from the coding sequence ATGAACAAAACACAATTTTACGCGGAACTCAATCGCGATTTTCACTCCCTTATGGCAGGGGAAACCAGTTTTCTCGCGACGCTCGCGAATACCAGCGCGCTGCTCTTCGAACGCCTTGAAGGCGTGAACTGGGCGGGTTTCTACCTGCTCGAAGATAAGACGCTGGTGCTCGGCCCGTTCCAGGGCAAAATCGCCTGTGTGCGTATCCCTTACGGCCGCGGCGTGTGCGGTACAGCGGTCGCGACCGGCGAGGTGCAGCGCGTGGATGACGTGCATGCGTTCGACGGCCATATCGCCTGCGACGCCTCCAGCAATGCTGAAATCGTACTGCCGCTGCGCGCGGGCGGGCAGATTATCGGCGTGCTGGATATCGACAGCACCGTCTTTAACCGCTTCGACGCTGACGACGAGCAGGGGCTGCGTACCCTCGTGGAACAGCTTGAAGCCGTTATCGCCGCCACCGACTTTAAAAAATTCTTTGCGCCAGTCGCATGA
- the rlmA gene encoding 23S rRNA (guanine(745)-N(1))-methyltransferase, translating to MSFICPLCHLPLQAQASSFRCASNHQFDIAKEGYVNLLPVQHKRSRDPGDSAEMMQARRAFLDAGHYAPLREHTAELLNERLPQSGATLLDLGCGEGYYTSAFAALTAARGGQSFGLDVSRSAIRFAAKRYADIAFCVASSHRLPFPDAFFDAVVRIYAPCKAEELARVVKPGGVVATVTPGPRHLIQLKGLIYDEVRLHAPNEESLPGFTLAEEHALRYEMSLNGDEATTLLQMTPFAWRARPEVWAALKEQTAFGCETDFCLRVWRREA from the coding sequence ATGTCTTTTATCTGCCCCCTTTGCCATTTGCCGCTACAGGCGCAAGCCAGCAGTTTCCGCTGCGCCAGCAACCATCAGTTTGACATCGCAAAGGAAGGGTACGTGAATCTTCTCCCGGTGCAGCATAAGCGCTCACGGGATCCGGGCGACAGCGCCGAAATGATGCAGGCGCGCCGCGCGTTTCTCGACGCCGGCCACTACGCGCCGCTTCGCGAGCATACCGCAGAACTGCTGAATGAGCGCCTGCCGCAGAGCGGCGCGACGCTGCTGGATCTGGGCTGTGGGGAAGGGTACTACACCAGCGCCTTCGCGGCGCTTACCGCCGCCCGCGGTGGGCAGAGCTTTGGCCTTGATGTGTCGCGCAGCGCCATCCGCTTTGCCGCAAAACGTTACGCCGATATTGCCTTTTGCGTGGCATCCAGCCACCGGTTGCCGTTCCCGGACGCCTTCTTCGATGCCGTCGTGCGCATCTACGCGCCCTGCAAAGCCGAAGAGCTGGCACGCGTGGTAAAACCCGGCGGCGTCGTGGCGACCGTCACGCCTGGCCCGCGCCATCTTATCCAGCTCAAAGGGCTTATCTATGATGAGGTGCGGCTGCATGCGCCGAATGAGGAGTCGCTGCCTGGCTTTACGCTCGCGGAAGAACATGCGTTACGCTATGAGATGAGCCTGAATGGGGATGAGGCGACGACGCTTTTACAGATGACGCCGTTCGCCTGGCGCGCGCGCCCTGAAGTGTGGGCAGCGCTAAAAGAACAAACGGCGTTTGGCTGTGAAACCGATTTTTGCCTGCGGGTCTGGCGACGCGAGGCTTAA
- the kdgR gene encoding DNA-binding transcriptional regulator KdgR codes for MAIADLDKQPDSVSSVLKVFGILQALGEEREIGITELSQRVMMSKSTVYRFLQTMKSLGYVAQEGESEKYSLTLKLFELGARALQNVDLIRSADIQMRELSRLTKETIHLGALDEDSIVYIHKIDSMYNLRMYSRIGRRNPLYSTAIGKVLLAWRDRDEVRQILEGVEYKRSTDRTIVSTDALLPVLDQVREHGYGEDNEEQEEGLRCIAVPVFDRFGVVIAGLSISFPTLRFSEERLHEYVEILHTAARKISEQMGYNDYPF; via the coding sequence ATGGCAATCGCAGACTTAGATAAACAGCCTGACTCCGTCTCTTCGGTGCTCAAGGTCTTTGGTATCTTGCAGGCGTTGGGTGAAGAGCGGGAAATTGGTATCACCGAGTTGTCGCAGCGCGTCATGATGTCAAAAAGCACCGTTTACCGCTTTTTGCAGACCATGAAATCGCTGGGCTACGTTGCCCAGGAAGGGGAGTCGGAAAAGTATTCCCTGACGCTCAAGCTCTTTGAGCTGGGCGCCCGTGCGCTACAGAATGTCGATCTTATCCGCAGCGCGGATATTCAGATGCGCGAACTGTCGCGCCTGACGAAAGAAACGATTCACCTGGGCGCGCTGGATGAAGACAGCATTGTCTACATCCATAAAATCGACTCGATGTATAACCTGCGTATGTATTCGCGCATCGGTCGCCGCAACCCGCTCTACAGTACCGCTATCGGTAAAGTGCTGCTGGCCTGGCGCGACCGCGACGAAGTTCGACAGATCCTTGAAGGCGTCGAGTATAAGCGCAGTACCGATCGTACTATTGTTTCTACCGACGCGTTACTGCCGGTGCTGGATCAGGTGCGCGAGCACGGTTACGGCGAAGATAACGAAGAGCAGGAAGAAGGGCTGCGCTGCATCGCGGTGCCGGTATTCGACCGCTTTGGGGTGGTGATCGCGGGGCTGAGCATCTCTTTCCCGACGCTGCGTTTCTCCGAAGAGCGTCTGCACGAGTATGTCGAAATTCTGCATACCGCCGCGCGGAAAATCTCCGAACAGATGGGTTACAACGACTACCCGTTCTGA
- the cspE gene encoding transcription antiterminator/RNA stability regulator CspE: protein MAKIKGQVKWFNESKGFGFITPADGSKDVFVHFSAIQGNGFKTLAEGQNVEFEIQDGQKGPAAVNVVAI from the coding sequence ATGGCAAAGATTAAAGGTCAAGTTAAGTGGTTCAACGAATCTAAAGGTTTTGGTTTCATTACTCCTGCTGACGGCAGCAAAGATGTGTTTGTACACTTCTCTGCAATCCAGGGTAATGGTTTCAAAACTCTGGCTGAAGGCCAGAACGTTGAGTTCGAGATTCAGGACGGCCAGAAAGGTCCGGCAGCTGTTAACGTAGTTGCTATCTAA
- the proQ gene encoding RNA chaperone ProQ yields the protein MENQPKLNSSKEVIAFLAERFPQCFSAEGEARPLKIGIFQDLVERVEGEMNLSKTQLRSALRLYTSSWRYLYGIKPGATRVDLDGNPCGVLEEQHVEHARKQLEEAKARVQAQRAEQQAKKREASGAEGEENGAARRERKPRPAPRRQENAERKPRAAKPAAAKPSRPAREERHTPVSDITALSVGQAIKVKAGNNAMDATVQEITKDGVRVQLTSGMSMIVRAEHLLF from the coding sequence ATGGAAAATCAACCTAAGTTGAATAGCAGTAAAGAAGTTATCGCCTTTCTGGCCGAACGTTTTCCGCAGTGTTTCAGTGCTGAAGGCGAAGCGCGTCCTCTGAAGATCGGCATTTTTCAGGATCTGGTGGAGCGTGTTGAGGGCGAAATGAACCTCAGCAAAACGCAACTTCGTTCCGCATTACGTCTTTATACGTCGAGCTGGCGCTATCTTTACGGCATCAAACCCGGTGCCACGCGCGTCGATCTCGACGGCAACCCGTGCGGCGTTCTGGAAGAACAGCACGTAGAACACGCCCGCAAGCAGCTTGAAGAAGCGAAAGCCCGCGTTCAGGCGCAGCGCGCCGAGCAGCAGGCGAAAAAACGCGAAGCGTCCGGCGCTGAAGGCGAAGAGAACGGCGCTGCGCGTCGTGAACGTAAGCCGCGTCCGGCGCCGCGTCGCCAGGAAAACGCCGAGCGCAAACCGCGCGCCGCTAAACCTGCCGCCGCCAAACCATCGCGCCCTGCGCGTGAAGAGCGCCATACTCCGGTGTCTGACATTACGGCGCTCAGCGTCGGCCAGGCCATCAAGGTCAAAGCAGGCAACAACGCGATGGACGCCACCGTGCAGGAAATTACCAAAGATGGCGTCCGTGTACAGCTGACTTCTGGTATGTCGATGATTGTACGCGCAGAACATTTATTGTTCTGA
- the htpX gene encoding protease HtpX yields MMRIALFLLTNLAVMVVFGLVLSLTGIQSSSVTGLLIMALLFGFGGSIVSLLMSKWMALKSVGGEVIEAPRNETERWLMDTVAQQSRQAGIAMPQVAIYHAPDINAFATGARRDASLVAVSTGLLQNMSRDEAEAVIAHEISHIANGDMVTMTLIQGVVNTFVIFISRIIAQVAAGFLGGNRDEGEESNGNPLIYFAVATVLELVFGILASIITMWFSRYREFHADAGSAKLVGREKMIAALQRLKTSYEPQEASSMMAFCINGKSKSLSELFMTHPPLDKRIEALRSGEYLK; encoded by the coding sequence ATGATGCGAATTGCGCTTTTCCTGTTGACTAACCTGGCCGTCATGGTGGTGTTCGGTCTGGTGCTCAGCCTGACAGGGATCCAGTCAAGCAGCGTGACGGGCCTTCTGATCATGGCGCTGCTGTTTGGCTTCGGCGGCTCGATCGTTTCGCTGCTGATGTCCAAATGGATGGCGCTGAAATCGGTGGGTGGTGAAGTTATCGAAGCGCCGCGTAATGAAACAGAACGCTGGCTGATGGATACCGTGGCGCAGCAGTCGCGCCAGGCGGGCATCGCCATGCCGCAGGTGGCGATTTATCACGCGCCGGATATCAACGCGTTTGCGACAGGCGCGCGCCGCGACGCCTCGCTGGTGGCGGTGAGTACCGGCCTGTTGCAGAACATGAGCCGCGATGAAGCGGAGGCGGTAATCGCGCACGAAATCAGCCATATCGCCAACGGCGACATGGTCACCATGACGCTGATTCAGGGCGTGGTGAACACCTTCGTGATTTTCATTTCGCGTATTATCGCGCAGGTGGCGGCCGGTTTTCTCGGCGGCAACCGCGACGAAGGCGAAGAGAGCAACGGCAACCCGCTGATCTACTTCGCGGTCGCGACCGTGCTGGAACTGGTGTTCGGTATCCTCGCGAGCATCATCACGATGTGGTTCTCGCGCTACCGCGAATTCCACGCTGACGCCGGCTCCGCGAAACTGGTGGGCCGCGAGAAAATGATTGCCGCGCTCCAGCGCCTGAAAACCAGCTATGAACCGCAGGAGGCTAGCAGCATGATGGCGTTCTGCATCAATGGTAAATCAAAATCGCTGAGCGAACTGTTCATGACGCACCCGCCGCTGGATAAACGTATCGAAGCCCTGCGTAGCGGTGAATACCTGAAATAA
- a CDS encoding MBL fold metallo-hydrolase, which yields MGMVWKNPWYDPTKAHHRPDGFCNTQEVGHQPGDLRRWQDERKAQGLPHPPGGGYDAFIRQWWQPAVIEGEEDGVWWLGHATLLLRLNGRYILTDPLFSRRASPVSFYGPARKTPLPLEFARLPRIDAVLISHNHYDHLDNSTIRRLAKRFPDAAFFVPLGLKGWFVKRGIRDVTELDWWESQSVAGLQMTAVPAQHWSMRTPWDRNRSLWCGWVIESASKRFWFSGDSGYTPELLEIPRRLGPLTGAAIPIGAYAPRWFMAPHHMDPQQAVGLWQDVGRPLAIPIHWGVFELADESLDAPPAELLSALAERGEKAETFAPRRIGQYLSLTANKPE from the coding sequence ATGGGCATGGTCTGGAAGAATCCCTGGTACGATCCGACAAAAGCCCATCATCGCCCGGACGGCTTTTGCAATACGCAGGAGGTCGGGCATCAGCCTGGCGATCTGCGCCGCTGGCAGGATGAGCGTAAAGCCCAGGGGCTGCCGCACCCGCCTGGCGGCGGGTACGACGCGTTTATCCGCCAGTGGTGGCAGCCTGCGGTGATTGAAGGCGAAGAGGACGGCGTCTGGTGGCTCGGCCACGCCACGCTGCTGCTTCGTCTCAATGGCCGTTATATTCTCACCGATCCCCTTTTTTCCCGCCGGGCTTCGCCCGTGAGCTTTTACGGCCCCGCCCGTAAAACGCCGCTGCCGCTGGAATTCGCCCGCCTGCCGCGTATCGACGCGGTACTGATTTCGCACAACCATTACGATCATCTGGACAACAGTACGATACGCCGCCTGGCGAAACGCTTTCCTGACGCGGCGTTTTTTGTGCCGCTGGGCCTGAAAGGGTGGTTTGTGAAGCGCGGCATCCGCGACGTTACTGAACTCGACTGGTGGGAGAGCCAGTCCGTGGCAGGGCTGCAAATGACCGCCGTTCCGGCGCAGCACTGGAGCATGCGCACCCCGTGGGACCGCAATCGCTCGCTGTGGTGCGGTTGGGTGATTGAAAGCGCCTCGAAGCGTTTCTGGTTTAGCGGCGACAGCGGGTATACGCCTGAGCTACTGGAAATCCCTCGCCGCCTGGGGCCGCTGACGGGAGCAGCCATACCCATCGGCGCCTACGCGCCGCGCTGGTTTATGGCGCCGCACCATATGGACCCGCAGCAGGCGGTCGGGCTCTGGCAGGATGTGGGACGCCCGCTCGCCATTCCGATTCACTGGGGCGTTTTTGAACTGGCGGATGAATCGCTGGATGCGCCACCCGCTGAGCTATTAAGCGCGCTTGCCGAACGCGGCGAAAAAGCGGAAACGTTCGCGCCGCGCCGTATCGGACAATATTTATCTCTGACGGCAAATAAACCCGAGTAA
- the mgrB gene encoding PhoP/PhoQ regulator MgrB: MKKFRWAILLAVLVACLLLWTQTINVMCDQDVQFFSGICTINKFIPW, from the coding sequence GTGAAAAAATTCAGATGGGCTATTTTGCTGGCCGTGCTGGTGGCCTGTTTATTGCTGTGGACGCAGACGATCAATGTGATGTGCGATCAGGACGTTCAGTTTTTCAGCGGCATTTGTACCATTAATAAGTTCATTCCCTGGTAA